The region TACGCGTCGGCGTTTCTCGGCGGCATCGGCCTGCTGTCCACGTTCGCCGCGTTGCTGCTCGCCTCGCTGCTGACCCACGGAGTGAGCATCCGCGGGGTGGGCTCCTGGATCGCGGCCACCGTGGTGGTGTGGCTGGTGACGGCCGTGGCGACGCTGGTGCTCCCTGTGCTGGTGCTGCGCCGGAAGAAGACCACCGGCCAAGACCCCCGCTAGCCGTCGATACGGCGGGCGCCCAGCTCGCTCTGCAGCAACTCGAGCGCCGCCTCTTCGGGATCGCGGCGGGGCGCTGCGGGGTCGGAGTTGCCGGCCTCGGCGAGCATGCTCTCCTCGTCCTCTTCCGGCGGCGGCGGAGGCGGTTCGGCCGCAGCCCGCCGCTGCTCCGGAGCCGCCGGCTGCGATGCGGGTGCAGTGCCGGTCTCGCAGCGGATCTTCCAGTTGACGCCCAGGGCGTCCTTGAGCGCCTCCCGGATCACGTCGGAGTTGCGCTGCTCGGTCAGCCGGCGGGCCAGCGGCGCCGACTCGTGGCTCAGCACCAGGGTGTCGCCGTCGACGGCACGCACGATGGCGCCCGCGAGCATCACCTCCGTGGTGCGGCTGCGTTCGCGGACCTTCTCCCGCACCGTGGTCCACATGCTGCGCACCGCGGCGGCGTTGGGTTCGCCGGTCGCGACCGCGGCTGCCGGCGTTGCGGCGGGCGCTTCCACGGCCGGCGCGGCGGGCGGCGGCATCGGTGGCGGCGAATCAGGTTGCCGGTCAAACTTTTTCGGAGCGGGCGCAGGTGCGGGCGGGCGCGGCGGCTCCGGCGCAGGTTCGGCCGGCGCCTGCGTCTTGCGGACATACTGCTTCGGTGGTGCCGCGTCCGCGACGGCGCCGGCCGCCCCGCCGTTCTCGCCGGCGGGGATCGACATGTCGAGCCGGGTTTCGATGCGTTCGACCCGCTGCAGCAGGGCCGCTTCGGTGTCGCTGGCCGAGGGCAGCAGCAGGCGGGCGCACACCACCTCCAGCAGCAGCCGCGGCGCGGTCGCGCCCCGCATCTCCCCGAGCCCGGCGTGCACCACTTCGGCGTAGCGGGTGAGCGTCGCGGTGCCGAGCCGCGACGCCTGTTCGCGCATCCGCTCCAGGACGTCCTCCGGTCCGTCCACGACGCCGCGCGCGACCGCGTCGGGCACCGCCTGCAGGACGATCAGGTCGCGGAACCGCTCGAGCAGATCGGTGGCGAAGCGGCGCGGGTCGTGTCCGGCGTCGATGACCCCTTCCACCGCGCCGAACAGGGCCGCCGCATCACCGGCGGCGAGGGCGTCGATCGCGTCGTCGATCAGGGCGACGTCGGTCGCCCCCAGCAGGGACAGCGCGCGCTGATAGGCGACCTTGTTGCCCTCCGCGCCTGCCAGTAGCTGGTCGAGCACCGACAGCGTGTCGCGGGGCGAACCGCCGCCGGCGCGGATGACCAGCGGATACACCGCGTCGTCGACCTCCACGCTCTCGGAGGCGACGATCTTCTCGATCAGCGTGCGCATGGTGCGCGGCGCGAGCAACCGGAACGGATAGTGATGCGTGCGCGAGCGGATGGTGGGCAGCACCTTCTCCGGTTCGGTGGTGGCGAACACGAAGATGAGGTGGTCCGGCGGCTCCTCCACGATCTTGAGCAAGGCGTTGAAGCCGGCCGTGGTGACCATGTGCGCCTCGTCGACGATGAAGATGCGGTAGCGCGACTGGGCCGGCGCGTAGAACGCGCGATCACGCAGCTCGCGGGTGTCGTCGACACCGCCGTGACTGGCGGCGTCGAGCTCGACGACGTCGACGTTGCCCGGCCCGTTCGGCGCCAGCGCCACGCAGGAGTCGCAGACGCCGCACGGCGTCGCCGTCGGGCCCTGCTCGCAGTTCAGCGAGCGCGCGAGAATGCGCGCCGAGGAGGTCTTGCCGCAGCCGCGCGGGCCGGAGAACAGGTAGGCGTGGTTGATCCGGCCGGAGTTCAGCGCCGTCGACAGCGGCTCGGTGACGTGTTCCTGGCCGACGACTTCAGCGAAAGTTGCCGGTCGGTACTTGCGGTAGAGAGCCACGCAAGCAGGCTACCGACCGGCTCCGACTACTTCTCGGCGGCCGGGGACAGCAGATGCTCGGTGGCCGACAGCAGCGCACAGGTCGACAGCCCGTCGATCGCGGCCCGCAGGTCGTCGATCCCGGGAAACGTCGGCGCGATGCGAATGTTCTTGTCGTCCGGATCTTTTCGGTAGGGGAACGAGGCACCGGCCTCGGTCACCGCGATGCCGGCGTCCTTGGCCAGTGCCACCGTGCGCTTCGCGGTACCGGGCAGCACGTCGAGGCTGACGAAGTAGCCGCCCTTGGGCTCGGTCCAGGATGCGATCTTCGACTCGCCCAGCCGGTCGTCCAGGATCTCACCGACCAGTGCGAATTTCGGGGCCAGCAGCTCCTGGTGGCGCCGCATGTGCACGCGGACACCATCGGCGTCGCCGAAGAATCGCAGGTGACGCAGCTGGTTGACCTTGTCCGGACCGATCGACTTCTTGCCCGCATGCTGCAGGTACCACGCGATGTTGCCCAGGGAGCCGCCCAGGAAGCTGACCCCGGCCCCGGCGAAGGTGATCTTCGACGTGGAGGCGAAGACCAGCGGCCGGTTGGCGTGGTTGGCCGCTGCCGCCAGGCCCAGGACGTCGACCTGCCGGACGAAATCGTGCGTGAGCGTGTGCACGGCGTAGGCGTTGTCCCACATCAGCCGGAAATCGCTTGCCGCCGTGTTCATCTGGACCAGCCGGCGGACCACCTCCCAGGAGTAGGTGGTGCCGGTCGGGTTGGAGTACACCGGCACGCACCACATGCCCTTGATGGCCGGGTCCACCGCGACGAGTTCCTCGATCAGGTCGACGTCGGGGCCGTCCTCGCGCATCGGCACGGTGATCATCTCGATCCCGAGGCTCTCGGTGATCGCGAAGTGCCGGTCGTAGCCGGGCGAGGGACACAGGAACTTCACGCCGGTGCCGTCGCGCAGGTCGTCGATCCACGGCCGGGGTGAGTCGACACCGCCGTGCAGCAGCGAGTAGACGACGACGTCGTGCATGAATTCCAGGCTGGCGTTGTTGCCGGCGATCAGGTTCGGCACCGGGATGCCCAGCAGCTCACCGAAAATCGCGCGCAACTCCGGCAAGCCGTGCAGACCGCCGTAGTTGCGGGTGTCGGTGCCCTCCCCGTCGCGGAACGAGTCCTTGCCGGTGCCCGGGAGCGCCAGCAGACCGTTGGACAGGTCGAGCTGGGCGGGTGAGGGCTTGCCGCGCGTCAGGTCCAGGCGCAGACCCCTCGCCTTGAGTTCGGCGTAGTTCTGCTGTTGCAGCTCGTGCTGGGCGAGCAGTTCGTCGCGGCCCAGGGACTGAAACGACACCGCTCGCCTTTCCCGTGATGCGTGGGTGGTCTTCGAAAATCAAGGGGACCCCGCGCACCCGCCAGAGCCCGTTGACCCTTGCTGCCTTCCGGCCCTGGGGGAGTTCACAGGATGGACGCCGCGCGGGGTCCACGGCGAGTCTAATACCCCCGGCGCGGTGGGAGTTTTTCCGACCCTCCAGACCAGTCGGCTACCATGACCGACGGAGGATTCGCCTAGTGGCCTATGGCGCTCGCCTGGAACGCGGGTTGGGTTAACAGCCCTCGCGGGTTCAAATCCCGCATCCTCCGCACTCCGCCCGGGGTGCGAACGGCCTGCGACGTCGACCGTCGCACCCCGGGCACCACGATCAAGGAGGCATATGGGCCGCACCGTTGCGGTGATGTGGCACGCGTCGTTCTCCGTCGCCGCCGGTGTCCTGTACTTCTTCTTCGTCCTCCCCCGCACCTACGAGCTACTCGGGGACACGTCGCACACGCTGGGCACGGCGCTGCGCATCGTGACCGGCGCGCTGATCGGGCTGGCGGCGCTACCCGTGGTGTTCACGCTGCTACGCACCCGCCGCCCCGAGTTCGGCACGCCGAAGCTGGCGTTGAACCTGCGGACGGCATCGATCGTGCTGCACGTGCTCGCCGGCCTGCTGATCGTCGGCACCGCGATCAGCGAGATCTGGCTCTCGCTCGATGCCGCCGGACAGTGGCTGTTCGGGATCTACGGCGCGGCCGCCGCAATCGCCCTGCTCGGGGTGCTGTCGTTCTATCTGGCGTTCGCCGCCGAACTGCCGCCGCCACCGCCGAAACCGGTGAAGGTCAAGCAACGCAAGTCGCGCAGGCGGCGCAAGGGCGGCGACACCACCCACGACCAGAGCGAAGAAGCCGCCGACGAAGGCTCGGAGGGCGACACCGACCAGGTGGACGGCGTCCCCGACACCACAGACGACACCGCCGCAGCCGCCGAGACCGAGAACGCCGGGACCGAGACCCAGGCCGACCGGGCCGACGAGGAGACCGCGGACGAGACCGTGCCGACGGCCGAGTCCGAGCCGGCCGCCGAGACTGAGGACAGCGATGCCGGCACCGACGAGGCCTCGGACGGCAAACTCCGCAATCAGCGCCCGACCGGCAAGAGAACGGTGCTGGGCCGGCGCAAGAAGAATCGTGGCGGCGTCGCCGTCGAGGACTGACCGACCTCGTCATTTCGACAGAGGCCGCCGACACAAGCACTATTGATGGGTATGAGCATCTTCCGCTCGCTTCGAGTCGCGCTGACCGCGCTGGCGATCTCGCTCGGCGTCACCCT is a window of Mycolicibacterium chubuense NBB4 DNA encoding:
- a CDS encoding phage holin family protein, which translates into the protein MIRFLLRVAVFLGSSAIGLLVAAWLVPGVSVSAVGFVAAVVIFTVAQAILAPFFLKMASRYASAFLGGIGLLSTFAALLLASLLTHGVSIRGVGSWIAATVVVWLVTAVATLVLPVLVLRRKKTTGQDPR
- a CDS encoding DNA polymerase III subunits gamma/tau; translation: MALYRKYRPATFAEVVGQEHVTEPLSTALNSGRINHAYLFSGPRGCGKTSSARILARSLNCEQGPTATPCGVCDSCVALAPNGPGNVDVVELDAASHGGVDDTRELRDRAFYAPAQSRYRIFIVDEAHMVTTAGFNALLKIVEEPPDHLIFVFATTEPEKVLPTIRSRTHHYPFRLLAPRTMRTLIEKIVASESVEVDDAVYPLVIRAGGGSPRDTLSVLDQLLAGAEGNKVAYQRALSLLGATDVALIDDAIDALAAGDAAALFGAVEGVIDAGHDPRRFATDLLERFRDLIVLQAVPDAVARGVVDGPEDVLERMREQASRLGTATLTRYAEVVHAGLGEMRGATAPRLLLEVVCARLLLPSASDTEAALLQRVERIETRLDMSIPAGENGGAAGAVADAAPPKQYVRKTQAPAEPAPEPPRPPAPAPAPKKFDRQPDSPPPMPPPAAPAVEAPAATPAAAVATGEPNAAAVRSMWTTVREKVRERSRTTEVMLAGAIVRAVDGDTLVLSHESAPLARRLTEQRNSDVIREALKDALGVNWKIRCETGTAPASQPAAPEQRRAAAEPPPPPPEEDEESMLAEAGNSDPAAPRRDPEEAALELLQSELGARRIDG
- a CDS encoding aminotransferase class I/II-fold pyridoxal phosphate-dependent enzyme, giving the protein MSFQSLGRDELLAQHELQQQNYAELKARGLRLDLTRGKPSPAQLDLSNGLLALPGTGKDSFRDGEGTDTRNYGGLHGLPELRAIFGELLGIPVPNLIAGNNASLEFMHDVVVYSLLHGGVDSPRPWIDDLRDGTGVKFLCPSPGYDRHFAITESLGIEMITVPMREDGPDVDLIEELVAVDPAIKGMWCVPVYSNPTGTTYSWEVVRRLVQMNTAASDFRLMWDNAYAVHTLTHDFVRQVDVLGLAAAANHANRPLVFASTSKITFAGAGVSFLGGSLGNIAWYLQHAGKKSIGPDKVNQLRHLRFFGDADGVRVHMRRHQELLAPKFALVGEILDDRLGESKIASWTEPKGGYFVSLDVLPGTAKRTVALAKDAGIAVTEAGASFPYRKDPDDKNIRIAPTFPGIDDLRAAIDGLSTCALLSATEHLLSPAAEK